A single window of Paenibacillus sp. SYP-B4298 DNA harbors:
- a CDS encoding sugar phosphate isomerase/epimerase family protein, whose translation MSLQFGLQLYSVRDELTKDFEGTLAKVSAIGFKNVELFFHDANNIGGTVGGLNPVELKQAFDKYGLKGVSAHIDLGFLTEENAEKIVAYAKEVGFDSVAIAIAFYASKQEVLDMCTQLNKAGQYFKQHGLQLYYHNHFEEFQLFDGQYAMDLIVEHTEPELVKFEFDTYWAMRGGIDPIAYLEKLGDRCDLLHQKDLPASAQPVNLFELIGNDARIDMELMIKLHRVEYFTEAGQGVMNIPAIVEAFSKKPEARYLFIEQDWTNRNQLDSVQISYDYISQLIQPN comes from the coding sequence ATGAGCTTGCAATTTGGCTTACAGCTTTACTCGGTCAGAGACGAACTGACTAAGGATTTTGAAGGAACATTGGCAAAGGTATCTGCAATCGGTTTCAAAAATGTGGAGCTCTTCTTCCATGATGCCAACAACATCGGGGGTACAGTCGGCGGTCTGAATCCTGTTGAATTGAAGCAGGCTTTCGACAAGTATGGGCTGAAGGGTGTATCCGCTCACATTGATCTTGGGTTTTTGACGGAGGAGAACGCGGAGAAGATTGTGGCTTATGCCAAAGAGGTGGGCTTTGATTCTGTCGCCATTGCAATCGCTTTCTATGCAAGCAAGCAAGAGGTGCTCGACATGTGTACACAGCTTAATAAAGCGGGTCAATACTTCAAGCAGCATGGGCTTCAGTTGTACTACCACAATCATTTTGAGGAGTTCCAGCTCTTTGACGGACAGTATGCCATGGATCTTATTGTCGAGCACACCGAGCCGGAACTGGTGAAGTTCGAGTTTGACACGTATTGGGCCATGAGGGGCGGAATCGATCCGATCGCTTATCTGGAGAAGCTTGGCGATCGCTGTGACCTGCTGCATCAGAAGGATCTGCCGGCAAGCGCCCAGCCCGTCAATTTGTTCGAGCTGATCGGCAACGATGCCCGCATCGACATGGAGCTGATGATCAAGCTGCATCGGGTGGAATACTTCACCGAAGCAGGACAAGGCGTGATGAATATTCCAGCGATCGTGGAAGCGTTCTCGAAGAAGCCGGAGGCTCGCTATCTGTTCATCGAGCAGGACTGGACGAACCGCAATCAGTTGGACAGCGTGCAGATCAGCTACGATTATATCTCTCAACTTATTCAGCCTAATTAA
- a CDS encoding YlbF family regulator: MPTADKTAVMSGAVSGSGEHVASLDMAGLLLNAYQLGDMIVDSAAVADYLYWKAAVAEHTEVQELKRDFLKAKDLFEECQRFGRYHPDYHAAKGKVKELQSRLDRYECVSRFKEAEAAVDQLLYEVSSTIAAAVSETVKVPGNEGVSSGCGSGGSCSCGSGGCG, from the coding sequence ATGCCGACTGCCGATAAGACGGCCGTTATGTCCGGCGCCGTATCCGGCTCCGGTGAACATGTAGCTTCGTTGGACATGGCAGGGTTACTCTTGAATGCGTACCAGTTGGGAGATATGATTGTGGACTCGGCCGCTGTTGCCGATTATCTATATTGGAAAGCCGCCGTAGCAGAACATACTGAGGTGCAGGAGCTGAAGCGGGACTTTCTGAAAGCGAAGGATCTGTTCGAGGAGTGCCAGCGCTTTGGGCGCTATCATCCTGACTATCATGCGGCCAAAGGCAAGGTGAAGGAGCTGCAGAGCCGTCTCGACCGTTATGAATGCGTCAGCCGCTTCAAGGAAGCGGAGGCGGCGGTAGACCAACTGCTGTACGAGGTGTCCAGTACGATTGCCGCAGCGGTGTCGGAGACCGTGAAGGTTCCTGGCAACGAAGGAGTGTCCAGCGGCTGTGGAAGCGGTGGCTCATGCAGTTGCGGAAGCGGCGGCTGTGGCTGA
- a CDS encoding selenium metabolism-associated LysR family transcriptional regulator yields the protein MALNFHQLHIFYTVAEKGSFSAAAQSLHMTQPAVTMQIQSLEDYFGTKLLQRSTKRIELTEAGRALMPYAGRSIELIRETDAAMSKFTRQLKGRLQLGASLTIGEYILPRLLGPFGQEYAHINISMKVMNTAQIMEEILNHQLNFGLIEAPVNHPDMHMEAVMSDELHLIVSAGHPLASKDKVRLEDVIAYPFVLREQGSGTRLVMEEELRSKNIDPAALKIVMELGSTGAVKSAVEAGLGVSFVSASSVKHEVALGLIHVVALEDVRFKRQFYSIYLKSALLPISAVTFLTFLRERDLQQWL from the coding sequence ATGGCACTTAATTTTCATCAACTGCACATCTTTTACACGGTTGCAGAGAAAGGCAGCTTCTCGGCAGCAGCGCAATCACTGCATATGACACAGCCTGCCGTAACGATGCAAATTCAATCGCTGGAGGACTATTTTGGAACGAAGCTGCTCCAGCGCTCGACCAAGCGGATCGAGCTGACCGAGGCAGGCCGGGCGCTCATGCCGTATGCAGGCCGGAGCATCGAGCTGATCCGGGAGACCGATGCGGCGATGTCCAAGTTCACTCGCCAGCTCAAGGGTCGCCTGCAGCTTGGCGCCAGCCTGACGATCGGCGAATATATATTGCCGCGGCTGCTTGGACCGTTCGGTCAGGAATATGCGCATATTAACATCAGCATGAAGGTGATGAACACGGCGCAGATCATGGAGGAAATATTGAATCACCAGCTTAATTTCGGCTTGATTGAGGCTCCTGTCAATCACCCGGATATGCATATGGAGGCGGTGATGAGCGATGAGCTTCATCTGATTGTGTCCGCAGGGCATCCGCTTGCCAGCAAGGACAAGGTCAGGCTCGAAGACGTCATAGCGTATCCGTTCGTACTGCGGGAGCAGGGCTCGGGTACGAGGCTTGTGATGGAGGAGGAGCTGCGCAGCAAAAATATTGATCCGGCAGCACTCAAGATCGTAATGGAGCTCGGAAGCACCGGCGCTGTCAAATCGGCCGTCGAGGCGGGGCTCGGCGTCTCCTTTGTATCGGCCTCCTCGGTCAAGCATGAGGTGGCTCTAGGTTTGATCCATGTGGTCGCGCTGGAGGATGTGCGATTCAAGCGCCAATTTTATTCCATCTATCTCAAATCGGCGCTATTGCCCATCTCGGCGGTTACTTTCCTTACTTTTCTGAGAGAGAGGGATCTGCAACAATGGCTATAG
- a CDS encoding DNA repair helicase XPB codes for MQAGPMIVQPDFTVLLDRRHPRADEAAEQLARFADLIKRPGELHTYRMTPLSVWNAAAAGMALDEMLETLESHSRYELPSQVEEGVVNWAGRYGKLRLRRQAGGLLLESTDRALLAELAARPAVRGSLIAQQAEGAWEVNPAHRGLLKQELIRLGYPVLDYAGYHAGEQLKVDISDVELRDYQRICVDRFYREEAGGGSGVLVLPCGAGKTVVGLACLARLKCATLILTSNALSVKQWKRELLDKTTLLEEEIGEYAGKEREVRPVTIATYQIMTHRAAGREEYVHMKLFGERNWGLIIYDEVHLLPAPVFRMTAELQATRRLGLTATLVREDGREEDVFSLIGPKQYDLPWKTLEQQGWIAGLSCMELRVPLLGAALSQYSQSAPRARQRLASENPYKLEAVRWLLRHHQGQQILIIGQYVSQLERLGRELSAPVLTGGTAQEERERLLDAFRTGVISVLIVSKVANFAVNLPDAAVAIQVSGSFGSRQEEAQRIGRILRPKAGDNQAWFYSLVTEGTKEVEFALKRQMYMIEQGYTYELSIWNGGDHEKAAIR; via the coding sequence ATGCAAGCAGGCCCCATGATCGTACAGCCGGATTTTACCGTGCTGCTGGACAGGCGTCATCCACGTGCTGATGAGGCTGCGGAGCAACTGGCACGATTCGCGGATCTGATCAAGCGTCCGGGAGAGCTTCATACGTATCGGATGACGCCGCTCTCAGTATGGAATGCGGCGGCAGCCGGAATGGCGCTGGACGAGATGCTGGAGACGCTGGAGTCGCATAGCCGTTATGAGCTGCCGAGCCAGGTAGAGGAGGGCGTGGTCAATTGGGCGGGTCGATATGGCAAGCTCCGACTGCGGCGGCAGGCTGGAGGGCTGCTGCTGGAATCCACCGATCGGGCGCTGCTGGCAGAGCTTGCAGCTCGCCCGGCTGTGCGCGGCAGTCTCATCGCACAGCAAGCTGAGGGGGCATGGGAGGTGAACCCTGCTCATCGCGGCCTGCTCAAGCAGGAGCTGATTCGCCTCGGCTATCCTGTGCTCGACTATGCAGGCTACCATGCGGGCGAGCAACTGAAGGTAGACATCAGCGATGTTGAGCTGAGGGATTACCAGCGCATCTGTGTAGATCGGTTCTACCGGGAGGAGGCTGGCGGCGGCAGCGGTGTGCTGGTGCTGCCATGCGGGGCAGGCAAGACAGTAGTTGGTCTGGCTTGTCTGGCGCGACTGAAATGCGCGACGCTTATTCTTACCTCTAATGCTCTGTCTGTGAAGCAGTGGAAGCGGGAGCTGCTGGACAAGACGACGCTGCTTGAGGAGGAGATTGGCGAATACGCCGGCAAGGAACGCGAGGTGCGTCCCGTAACGATCGCAACCTACCAGATTATGACCCACCGCGCAGCGGGAAGGGAGGAATATGTACATATGAAGCTGTTTGGCGAGCGCAACTGGGGACTGATTATCTATGACGAGGTACATCTGCTGCCTGCTCCGGTATTTCGGATGACCGCCGAGCTGCAGGCTACGCGCAGGCTAGGGTTGACGGCTACACTCGTCCGGGAGGATGGCAGGGAGGAGGATGTCTTCTCGCTCATCGGCCCTAAGCAGTATGACCTGCCATGGAAGACACTGGAGCAGCAGGGCTGGATTGCCGGGTTGTCGTGCATGGAGCTGCGCGTGCCGCTGCTCGGAGCAGCTCTGAGCCAATACAGCCAGTCGGCTCCGCGGGCGCGTCAGCGTCTGGCGAGCGAGAACCCGTACAAGCTGGAGGCCGTTCGCTGGCTGTTGCGGCACCACCAGGGACAGCAGATTCTCATTATTGGCCAGTATGTGAGCCAACTGGAGCGGCTGGGCCGTGAGTTAAGCGCTCCTGTACTTACAGGCGGCACGGCCCAAGAAGAGCGGGAGCGGTTGCTGGACGCCTTCCGAACAGGTGTCATATCGGTGCTGATCGTTTCCAAGGTGGCGAATTTTGCGGTGAACCTGCCGGATGCAGCCGTTGCCATCCAGGTGTCGGGCAGCTTCGGCTCGCGTCAGGAGGAGGCGCAGCGGATCGGCCGTATTTTGCGCCCGAAGGCCGGGGATAATCAGGCCTGGTTCTACAGTCTGGTCACCGAAGGCACCAAGGAGGTTGAGTTTGCGTTGAAGCGGCAAATGTACATGATTGAACAAGGCTACACCTACGAATTATCCATCTGGAACGGCGGGGACCATGAAAAGGCGGCGATCCGATGA
- a CDS encoding YlbG family protein, translating to MFSERTGYIIWVSDLKAARSLEKYGNVYYMSRKMHYVVMYMNADRAEDTVRNMQRLPFVKRIERSYRNEIKTEYSSEVQDKTRFYSL from the coding sequence GTGTTTTCAGAGCGGACAGGTTATATTATTTGGGTCAGTGACCTAAAGGCGGCGCGTTCCTTGGAGAAGTACGGGAACGTTTACTATATGTCAAGAAAGATGCATTATGTTGTAATGTATATGAATGCTGACCGCGCGGAGGACACGGTGCGCAATATGCAACGGCTGCCTTTTGTGAAGCGGATCGAGCGTTCTTACCGGAATGAGATTAAAACAGAGTACAGCTCGGAGGTTCAAGATAAAACCCGGTTTTACAGTCTTTAG
- a CDS encoding LacI family DNA-binding transcriptional regulator — MQKTMTIQEVAKLAGVSVATVSRVMNGSPLVKSKTREKVLSVIDKFEYEPNLLGRDLRRSETMKVLVLTPNLDRSIFADIVRGIEARGQEAGYYVLVCPTSNAMEREQELFRMVKNRLVDGVIVFSSSLSGEELSALGQRYNIVQCCEVKEASHTCNVSIDDEKAAYEATCYLINEGHRSIGLIGGLPELHSTQLRLSGYRRALEQYQLPYADERILFGEGHHEDGARLAQALLKLPEPPTAIFCLSDLLAVGCVNAVRQLGRSIPEELSVIGFDNTREATMALPALTTVHQPKYDLGYSAMDQLIHNMTNTEKRYENVMLAHELLERESTRGGLVKADHPTGSAQG; from the coding sequence ATGCAGAAGACGATGACGATACAGGAAGTGGCGAAATTGGCGGGGGTATCTGTAGCAACGGTATCCAGAGTGATGAACGGCAGTCCGCTCGTCAAGAGCAAAACAAGGGAAAAGGTGCTCAGTGTCATCGATAAATTTGAATATGAGCCTAATTTACTCGGACGCGATCTGCGCAGATCAGAGACGATGAAGGTGCTCGTTCTGACACCGAATCTGGATCGTTCCATTTTTGCTGACATCGTCAGAGGGATTGAAGCCAGAGGGCAGGAGGCCGGATATTATGTGCTTGTATGCCCGACGTCGAATGCAATGGAGCGTGAGCAAGAGCTGTTTCGGATGGTGAAGAACAGGCTGGTGGACGGGGTAATTGTGTTCAGTTCTTCGCTCTCTGGGGAGGAGCTGAGCGCACTCGGTCAGCGCTACAATATTGTGCAGTGCTGTGAGGTGAAGGAGGCCTCCCATACCTGCAACGTATCCATCGATGATGAGAAGGCTGCTTACGAAGCGACCTGTTATCTGATCAATGAAGGGCATCGGAGTATTGGCTTGATCGGGGGGTTGCCCGAGCTGCACTCCACCCAGCTTAGATTAAGCGGCTATAGAAGAGCGCTGGAGCAATATCAGCTTCCGTATGCGGACGAGCGTATTCTGTTTGGTGAGGGACATCATGAGGATGGGGCAAGGCTGGCGCAGGCACTGCTTAAGCTGCCGGAGCCCCCTACCGCAATTTTTTGTCTAAGCGACCTGCTGGCCGTTGGCTGTGTCAACGCGGTACGCCAGCTTGGCAGAAGCATTCCAGAGGAGCTGTCGGTCATCGGATTTGATAATACAAGGGAGGCTACAATGGCATTGCCTGCCCTGACTACCGTGCATCAGCCCAAGTATGATCTGGGCTATAGCGCCATGGATCAATTGATTCATAATATGACGAATACGGAAAAGCGCTATGAGAATGTAATGCTGGCGCATGAGCTATTGGAACGGGAATCAACCAGGGGCGGCTTGGTCAAAGCGGATCATCCGACAGGCTCAGCACAAGGCTAG
- a CDS encoding MFS transporter produces the protein MGNQVSWKERISYGLGDTASNIVFQMITMYLMYFYTDVYGLQVAAVGTLFLVARIIDAFDSPIIGMLIDRTNTRWGKSRPYFLWLAAPFAIVAVLTFLTPDFSDTGKLAYAYVTYIALGILYAAINLPLTSLLTSMTRNSQERTVVNSVRMILGQLGGLIVSVAALPLVAVFGKGDQQQGFFWTMVLFASIAVVFFLTTFANTRERVTYTGGKKTVTFKESVRALKGNRPWFLLLLINVSFWVAFTSKSQSTVFFLKYNLGREDLVPLINGLNVLMLLGIALMPMIAGRIGKRATSLIGMSIGAGSLLLAYAGAEWGSVALLVGAVIIGNIGIGLPVGLMYAMLADTVDYGEWKSGVRAQGLLTASSSFGVKFGMGIGGALAAWILARGHYVPGAEQAASGLGAIQFNFIWTPFICFTICVLLYLFYNIDPIEKQMHRELEARREQAEVEHAGHTPG, from the coding sequence ATGGGCAATCAGGTATCTTGGAAGGAACGCATCAGCTACGGCTTGGGCGATACGGCCTCGAATATTGTCTTTCAAATGATTACAATGTATTTGATGTACTTTTATACGGATGTATACGGTTTGCAGGTCGCGGCAGTCGGAACATTATTTCTTGTCGCGCGGATCATCGATGCTTTTGATAGTCCCATTATTGGGATGCTGATTGACCGGACGAATACGAGATGGGGCAAGTCACGACCCTATTTTCTCTGGCTGGCCGCTCCCTTTGCCATCGTAGCGGTGCTGACCTTCTTGACGCCCGATTTCAGCGATACAGGCAAGCTGGCTTATGCCTATGTGACTTACATTGCGCTTGGTATTTTGTATGCCGCAATCAATTTGCCATTGACCTCGCTGCTGACTAGCATGACCCGTAACTCGCAGGAACGAACGGTTGTCAACTCGGTTCGCATGATTCTGGGTCAACTGGGCGGATTAATTGTAAGCGTTGCCGCGCTGCCGCTGGTGGCCGTGTTCGGCAAGGGCGATCAGCAGCAGGGGTTTTTCTGGACCATGGTGCTATTCGCATCGATTGCTGTCGTGTTCTTCCTGACAACCTTTGCCAATACACGCGAGCGGGTAACCTATACTGGCGGAAAGAAGACGGTGACCTTCAAGGAGAGCGTCCGGGCGCTCAAGGGCAATCGACCCTGGTTCCTGCTGCTGCTCATTAATGTATCGTTCTGGGTGGCATTTACGAGTAAGAGCCAGTCGACCGTGTTCTTCCTGAAATATAATCTGGGGCGCGAGGATCTTGTTCCGCTCATCAACGGATTAAATGTGCTCATGCTGCTCGGGATTGCCCTGATGCCGATGATTGCCGGACGAATCGGCAAGCGCGCCACTTCGCTGATCGGTATGTCCATCGGAGCAGGCAGTCTGCTGCTGGCTTATGCTGGAGCAGAGTGGGGCTCGGTTGCGCTGCTGGTCGGAGCCGTCATCATCGGCAATATCGGCATCGGACTGCCGGTGGGTCTGATGTATGCGATGCTGGCGGATACGGTCGATTACGGAGAATGGAAATCAGGAGTGAGAGCCCAAGGCTTGCTGACGGCCTCCAGCTCCTTTGGCGTCAAGTTTGGAATGGGGATCGGCGGCGCGCTGGCTGCCTGGATTTTGGCAAGGGGTCATTATGTTCCGGGTGCGGAGCAGGCGGCTTCAGGCCTCGGAGCCATTCAGTTCAACTTTATATGGACACCGTTTATCTGCTTTACGATATGTGTGCTCTTGTATCTGTTCTATAATATCGATCCCATCGAGAAGCAGATGCATCGCGAACTGGAGGCAAGACGAGAGCAGGCCGAAGTCGAGCACGCTGGTCATACACCAGGCTGA
- a CDS encoding helicase-associated domain-containing protein, giving the protein MRAQEIMRWHNQAALNDIVSAAPPWAKAASRGLDWLGAQRDEESLRAAYEQLSHYARGALELVLRHFGPLPFGEDQLLRAAAIEGRWAGAEVLLGLAELRRLAILLAARKTWGDELLFLPADVFGSWQHIVLPLRLQPLSREESRLVTARRGADSQPLSLQLLKGLRALVPSCLELTSRGLLPLKSIRRLMARLSMQEEELQSWGAAFAYRDDYPKAAAFVLDVALSLGLLKPEGNGYCWNSEAGEAWLALGGAAREHQLARHVASRYMLGEPALARCGAALLRLEPGRWYALADVRAWLLAPAMSGGDAPVAVLSASAEAALDSCCALYGACGWLERAELPGTGPVFRMRLPRERQVEGQLPQQALYVQPDCEVIAPIDLPYTLRWQLEELAAVKTDAAVTVYKLTQASITQAVRCGWDEAALLQWLHAASQGAVPGNVAALVGDWARRAGQVRLEQQVLLRCADRQTARQLASERRLKGLLGEPLGEQTFAVELERLAELRDMLEQLGFPAGPLLSAPLPAAGAKTQGGGRSGRGAGPEAAAELFYDPHSVKHCSPVEPEPLAPPLPLAQALGKLPKPWTSELRRYHASTQKELLEQALHWQTTVELRTESTLVTLIPSHMQDGEGADSWRIEGWLRQEGASVPERVTLCPGMWEEMRLVPPQQ; this is encoded by the coding sequence ATGAGGGCGCAAGAGATCATGCGATGGCATAATCAGGCTGCGCTGAACGACATCGTGTCGGCCGCCCCTCCGTGGGCCAAGGCGGCATCGCGCGGCCTGGATTGGCTGGGGGCGCAGCGGGATGAAGAGTCGCTGCGGGCAGCATATGAGCAGCTCTCGCACTATGCCCGCGGTGCGCTGGAGCTTGTGCTGCGGCACTTCGGCCCCCTCCCGTTCGGCGAGGATCAGTTGCTGCGCGCTGCCGCGATTGAGGGCCGCTGGGCAGGGGCCGAGGTGCTGCTTGGGCTAGCGGAGCTTCGCCGCTTGGCGATATTGCTAGCTGCCCGCAAAACCTGGGGCGACGAACTGCTGTTCCTGCCTGCCGACGTCTTCGGAAGCTGGCAGCATATCGTCTTGCCGCTGCGGCTGCAGCCGCTCTCACGCGAAGAGAGCCGCCTCGTGACCGCCCGCCGCGGCGCGGATAGCCAGCCGCTCAGCCTGCAGTTGCTCAAGGGGCTGCGCGCACTGGTGCCATCTTGTCTGGAGCTGACGTCGCGCGGTCTGCTGCCGCTCAAGTCGATTCGCAGACTGATGGCGCGACTGTCGATGCAGGAGGAGGAGCTGCAGAGCTGGGGCGCGGCCTTTGCCTACCGCGATGACTATCCCAAAGCAGCGGCATTTGTGCTGGATGTGGCGCTGTCGCTGGGACTATTGAAGCCAGAAGGCAACGGCTACTGCTGGAACAGCGAGGCAGGCGAGGCGTGGCTGGCGCTCGGTGGAGCCGCGCGGGAGCATCAGCTCGCGCGCCATGTGGCAAGCCGCTACATGCTCGGCGAACCGGCGCTTGCTCGCTGCGGGGCAGCGCTGCTCCGGCTCGAGCCCGGGCGCTGGTATGCGCTGGCCGACGTGCGCGCCTGGCTGCTCGCGCCTGCCATGAGCGGCGGCGATGCGCCAGTCGCAGTGCTAAGCGCCAGTGCAGAGGCGGCGCTCGATAGCTGCTGTGCGCTGTATGGCGCCTGCGGGTGGCTGGAGCGCGCCGAGCTGCCTGGCACCGGGCCGGTATTTCGCATGCGGCTGCCGCGAGAACGGCAGGTGGAGGGGCAACTCCCGCAGCAGGCGCTATATGTGCAGCCAGACTGCGAGGTGATCGCGCCCATCGATCTGCCGTATACGCTGCGCTGGCAGTTGGAGGAGCTGGCTGCCGTGAAGACGGATGCTGCCGTCACCGTATATAAGCTCACGCAGGCAAGCATTACGCAGGCGGTTCGGTGCGGCTGGGACGAGGCGGCACTGCTGCAATGGCTGCATGCGGCGTCGCAGGGAGCGGTGCCCGGCAATGTGGCCGCCCTGGTAGGGGATTGGGCAAGGCGCGCCGGACAGGTGAGACTGGAGCAGCAGGTGCTGCTGCGCTGTGCGGACCGCCAGACGGCCAGGCAGCTTGCCAGTGAGCGCCGGCTGAAGGGGCTGCTCGGGGAGCCGCTGGGCGAGCAGACCTTCGCGGTCGAGCTGGAGCGTCTCGCGGAGCTGCGAGACATGCTGGAGCAGCTCGGCTTCCCCGCGGGCCCTCTACTCTCAGCGCCGCTGCCAGCAGCGGGAGCGAAGACGCAAGGCGGCGGGAGAAGCGGGAGAGGGGCGGGGCCGGAAGCGGCAGCCGAGCTGTTCTATGATCCGCATTCCGTCAAGCACTGCTCGCCTGTTGAGCCAGAGCCGCTTGCGCCTCCCCTGCCGCTTGCGCAGGCACTGGGCAAGCTGCCCAAGCCATGGACGAGCGAGCTTCGCCGTTATCATGCTTCGACCCAGAAGGAGCTGCTGGAGCAGGCCTTGCACTGGCAGACGACGGTGGAGCTTCGCACGGAGAGCACGCTTGTGACGCTTATTCCGTCGCATATGCAAGATGGGGAGGGGGCCGATAGCTGGCGCATAGAGGGGTGGCTGAGGCAGGAAGGAGCGAGTGTGCCGGAGCGTGTCACGCTATGTCCAGGGATGTGGGAGGAGATGCGGCTTGTGCCGCCGCAGCAATGA
- a CDS encoding Gfo/Idh/MocA family protein, whose amino-acid sequence MRQPLKIGIIGCGGIAHAKHLPALSKLTELAELTAFCDIVEERAAIAARQYGTADAKIYTDYMELLRDQALDVVHVLTPNSSHAEITIAALESGKHVMCEKPMAIHSLEAQSMIDAANKHGKKLTIAYQNRFREDALMLKEACEDGYLGDIYMAKAHAVRRRAVPTWGVFMDKEKQGGGPLIDIGTHALDLALWYMNDYRVQSVSGSVFQKLKNQNRANLFGPWNPDEYEVEDSAVGYIKMENGAVIYLEASWALNTLDVREAMTTLSGTKGGAEMRRSASGGGPELLLNTEIYGKLVEVRPEMNASIPYYGSKVENEADREARQWLEAIIEDKEPLVKPEEALVVTQILEAIYESSRTGKEIRFV is encoded by the coding sequence ATGAGACAACCCTTGAAGATTGGCATTATCGGCTGTGGCGGAATCGCTCACGCCAAGCATTTACCAGCCTTGTCCAAGCTCACCGAGCTGGCGGAGCTGACGGCATTTTGCGACATCGTAGAAGAGCGGGCGGCTATTGCAGCCAGGCAGTATGGCACGGCAGATGCCAAAATATATACCGATTACATGGAATTGCTCCGGGATCAAGCTCTTGATGTCGTACACGTCTTGACTCCGAACAGCTCCCATGCCGAGATTACCATTGCTGCGCTGGAGTCCGGCAAGCATGTGATGTGCGAGAAGCCGATGGCGATTCATTCGCTGGAAGCGCAATCCATGATTGATGCCGCCAATAAGCACGGGAAGAAGCTGACCATCGCCTATCAGAACCGGTTCAGGGAAGATGCGCTGATGCTGAAGGAAGCGTGTGAGGACGGGTATCTGGGAGACATCTATATGGCCAAGGCACATGCTGTCCGCCGCCGCGCGGTTCCGACATGGGGCGTGTTCATGGATAAGGAGAAGCAGGGCGGAGGGCCGCTGATCGATATTGGCACCCATGCGCTTGATCTCGCCTTATGGTATATGAACGATTACCGGGTGCAATCCGTCTCCGGCAGCGTATTCCAGAAGCTGAAGAATCAGAATCGGGCGAATCTATTCGGACCATGGAATCCCGATGAATACGAGGTTGAGGATTCTGCTGTTGGTTATATTAAGATGGAGAACGGAGCGGTCATCTATCTTGAAGCCTCCTGGGCGCTCAATACACTGGATGTGCGCGAGGCGATGACGACGCTTAGCGGAACGAAGGGCGGCGCGGAGATGCGCCGCAGTGCAAGCGGCGGTGGGCCGGAGCTGCTGTTGAATACCGAAATCTACGGGAAGCTGGTTGAGGTTCGCCCGGAGATGAATGCATCGATTCCGTACTATGGCTCCAAGGTGGAGAATGAAGCGGATCGGGAAGCCAGACAGTGGCTGGAGGCGATTATAGAGGACAAGGAGCCACTGGTGAAGCCAGAGGAAGCGTTGGTAGTTACACAAATTCTGGAGGCCATATACGAATCCTCCCGTACAGGTAAGGAAATCCGCTTCGTGTAG
- a CDS encoding PHP domain-containing protein produces the protein MAIDKSLTGGNGESMENLGSRADLHVHTTASDGTNKPYEVVRKAARKGLAALAVTDHDTMAGVEEALSAGQELGVTVIPGVEISSSMNGKDIHILGYYADLHNREWQERLEQLRMGRARRNEQIIAKLQQHGIAITLEEVHEAARRAAAEQSSSGDSNDESGKGKGKGRSVGRPHIAAVLVEKGVVPSMYEAFEQWLASGKPGYVSLPRVTPFEAVDWIREAGGISVIAHPGLYGDDALVEEIIRYGAKGIEVAHSEHSPEDEERYRALARRYGLIETAGSDYHGEREGVVFHGELGSKTVDVQLIRRLRQM, from the coding sequence ATGGCTATAGATAAATCGTTGACCGGAGGAAATGGCGAATCCATGGAGAACCTTGGAAGTCGGGCCGATCTGCATGTTCATACGACGGCTTCGGATGGAACGAATAAGCCTTACGAGGTCGTGCGCAAGGCTGCCAGGAAGGGGCTGGCTGCACTGGCTGTAACCGATCATGATACGATGGCCGGGGTAGAGGAGGCGCTGAGCGCAGGGCAGGAGCTGGGTGTGACGGTCATTCCCGGCGTCGAGATCAGCTCTTCCATGAATGGCAAGGATATTCATATTCTCGGCTATTACGCCGATCTACATAATCGGGAATGGCAGGAGCGGCTGGAGCAACTGCGCATGGGTCGCGCGCGGCGCAATGAGCAGATTATTGCCAAGCTGCAGCAACACGGCATCGCGATTACGCTGGAGGAGGTTCATGAAGCGGCTAGGCGTGCGGCGGCTGAGCAGAGCAGTAGTGGAGACAGCAACGATGAGTCGGGCAAGGGAAAAGGGAAGGGGCGCAGTGTCGGCAGGCCGCATATCGCGGCAGTGCTGGTGGAGAAGGGCGTTGTTCCCAGCATGTACGAGGCGTTCGAGCAATGGCTCGCCTCAGGCAAGCCAGGCTATGTGAGCCTGCCGCGCGTAACGCCATTTGAAGCGGTCGATTGGATTCGGGAGGCAGGAGGCATCAGTGTCATTGCCCATCCGGGGCTATATGGGGATGATGCGCTGGTGGAGGAGATTATCCGTTATGGGGCGAAGGGTATCGAGGTGGCTCATTCGGAGCATTCACCGGAGGATGAGGAGCGTTATCGTGCCCTGGCCAGACGGTACGGGTTGATCGAGACGGCTGGTTCGGATTACCATGGAGAGCGTGAGGGTGTTGTATTTCACGGGGAGCTGGGCAGCAAGACTGTAGATGTCCAGTTGATCCGTCGGCTGCGGCAGATGTAA